A section of the Saccharopolyspora gregorii genome encodes:
- a CDS encoding 2-hydroxyacid dehydrogenase: MTAPGLNVVIADTNLLPLRAEIEAGLPAGATAHWPDRQDDAAMRAALADADVYVSGDLPAELAAHGTRLKLVHAAGAGTDGIATGALPAGTVVANTFHHEKSIAEHVVAATTVVRRELRVQDAALREGRWATPVYDQRAPWLDSLTGATVGFVGFGHIGQLTWRRFQAFEAAGVAVTRRGEVDAAAEGLEWAATIDRLDALLEAADVVVLSVPLTAETTGLIGAAELARMREHAVLVNVGRGPVVEERALYEALRDGAIGGAAIDVWYDYPAPGEVKHPSSLPFHELGNVLMTPHSSGLTRQTFAGRAQDVVANIGRLAAGEPLRNVVTTA, translated from the coding sequence ATGACCGCCCCCGGCCTGAACGTCGTCATCGCCGACACGAACCTGTTGCCGCTGCGCGCCGAGATCGAAGCCGGGCTCCCCGCCGGCGCCACCGCGCACTGGCCCGACCGGCAGGACGACGCGGCGATGCGCGCCGCGCTGGCCGACGCCGACGTCTACGTCTCCGGCGACCTCCCCGCCGAGCTCGCCGCGCACGGCACCCGGCTGAAGCTCGTGCACGCCGCGGGCGCGGGCACCGACGGCATCGCCACCGGCGCGCTGCCCGCCGGGACGGTCGTCGCGAACACCTTCCACCACGAGAAGTCCATCGCCGAGCACGTCGTCGCCGCCACCACCGTCGTCCGCCGCGAACTGCGCGTGCAGGACGCGGCGCTGCGCGAAGGCCGCTGGGCCACCCCGGTCTACGACCAGCGGGCGCCGTGGCTCGACTCGCTCACCGGCGCCACCGTCGGCTTCGTCGGCTTCGGCCACATCGGACAGCTCACCTGGCGGCGGTTCCAGGCATTCGAAGCCGCGGGCGTCGCCGTCACCCGCCGCGGCGAGGTGGACGCCGCCGCCGAAGGGCTGGAGTGGGCCGCCACCATCGACCGGCTGGACGCGCTGCTGGAGGCCGCCGACGTCGTGGTGCTCTCCGTCCCGCTGACCGCGGAGACCACCGGGCTGATCGGCGCCGCCGAACTCGCCCGGATGCGCGAGCACGCGGTGCTCGTCAACGTCGGCCGCGGACCCGTCGTCGAGGAGCGGGCGCTGTACGAGGCGCTGCGCGACGGCGCGATCGGCGGCGCGGCCATCGACGTCTGGTACGACTACCCGGCGCCCGGCGAGGTGAAGCACCCGAGCTCGCTGCCCTTCCACGAACTCGGCAACGTGCTGATGACCCCGCACTCCTCCGGGCTCACCCGGCAGACCTTCGCCGGGCGTGCGCAGGACGTCGTCGCCAACATCGGGCGGCTGGCCGCCGGGGAACCGCTGCGCAACGTGGTGACCACCGCCTGA
- a CDS encoding iron-siderophore ABC transporter substrate-binding protein, with protein MPARPRGAALVTALLSALLIVAGCSAAPPAPGGTDGDDGWDPVTVSTAFGEVTIPKRPQRVVTLGWGDAEVALALGVQPIGTADWLGVGGDGLGEWVQQRYEPAPPPMLGTLEVNMERLAGLAPDLILDTRASGTRDRYDQLAGLGVPVVSIPEGAEQYTTSWQQQLDLIGTALGEQQEAQRLRADLDAKFARARQEHPEFADATNVVGARTVRGFGAYRAGTSRIDFMRALGFRNSPRVEELATSAFSVPISNERLDLLDADLTVMTTIGYDPQDLIDDPLYRSVPSVRDGRDLVFTDEVVSQSFASATVVGTSYALDRVVPLFAAAMQR; from the coding sequence ATGCCTGCCCGTCCCCGCGGTGCCGCCCTGGTCACCGCCCTGCTCAGCGCGCTCCTGATCGTCGCGGGCTGCTCGGCCGCACCGCCCGCGCCCGGCGGGACCGACGGCGACGACGGGTGGGACCCGGTCACCGTGTCCACCGCCTTCGGCGAGGTCACCATCCCGAAGCGGCCGCAGCGGGTCGTCACCCTCGGCTGGGGCGACGCCGAGGTCGCGCTCGCGCTCGGCGTGCAGCCCATCGGCACCGCGGACTGGCTCGGCGTCGGCGGCGACGGACTGGGGGAGTGGGTGCAGCAGCGCTACGAACCCGCGCCGCCGCCGATGCTCGGCACCCTCGAAGTGAACATGGAACGGCTCGCCGGACTCGCCCCCGACCTGATCCTGGACACCAGGGCCAGCGGCACGCGGGACCGCTACGACCAGCTCGCCGGGCTCGGCGTGCCCGTGGTCAGCATCCCCGAAGGTGCCGAGCAGTACACCACCTCCTGGCAGCAGCAGCTCGACCTGATCGGCACTGCGCTCGGCGAGCAGCAGGAGGCGCAGCGGCTGCGCGCCGACCTGGACGCGAAGTTCGCGCGGGCCAGGCAGGAACACCCCGAGTTCGCCGACGCCACCAACGTCGTCGGTGCGCGCACCGTCCGCGGCTTCGGCGCCTACCGGGCGGGCACCAGCCGGATCGACTTCATGCGGGCCCTCGGCTTCCGCAACTCGCCGCGGGTGGAGGAACTGGCGACCAGCGCGTTCTCGGTGCCGATCTCGAACGAGCGGCTGGACCTGCTCGACGCGGACCTGACCGTGATGACCACCATCGGCTACGACCCGCAGGACCTCATCGACGATCCGCTGTACCGGTCGGTGCCGTCGGTGCGGGACGGGCGGGACCTGGTGTTCACCGACGAGGTGGTGTCGCAGTCCTTCGCCAGCGCCACCGTCGTCGGCACCTCCTACGCCCTCGATCGCGTGGTGCCGCTGTTCGCGGCGGCCATGCAGCGCTGA
- a CDS encoding MFS transporter codes for MTFFDRIGIPRVLLWGYVGMLLFMIGDGVETSYLSTYFKVDLGFAESSVGVVFTVYGLAAAVGAFLAGGLSDRWGPRKVMMVGAALWAICHVLMLTIGIPTSNYVLILLTYGVRGLGYPLFAYGFLVWIMVGAPEKQISKALGWYWFSFTMGYPVLGSALVAGLKPALGFYPTLWVSLALIAAGSFIVFTMLKERSGFEPLAADGSSMVKTLVGCVTIMFERPKVGLGALTRLINTTSQFGVWVFTPLYLIEQVGFNSEEWSTLLMIMMGSNLAGVVAFGALGDRWSRHKTIVWFGGVLGAVSCLGLYYVPNAVGHSYIPVAIVVAVFGVGLAGYVPLPPLMTQHAPGRKGQVMSTYTLGAGASQAVGPAIGTAFIGIIGIQGVMWIYAVLHLSSSVLALIIRTPNEEAQREAAALPEDNTVVAH; via the coding sequence ATGACGTTCTTCGATCGCATCGGCATCCCGCGAGTCCTGCTCTGGGGCTACGTCGGCATGTTGCTGTTCATGATCGGCGACGGGGTGGAGACCAGTTATCTCTCCACCTACTTCAAGGTCGACCTGGGCTTCGCCGAGTCCAGCGTCGGTGTCGTCTTCACCGTCTACGGCCTCGCCGCGGCCGTCGGCGCCTTCCTCGCCGGTGGCCTGTCCGACCGGTGGGGCCCGCGCAAGGTCATGATGGTGGGCGCCGCGCTGTGGGCGATCTGCCACGTGCTGATGCTCACCATCGGCATCCCCACCAGCAACTACGTGCTGATCCTGCTGACCTACGGCGTCCGCGGCCTCGGTTACCCGCTGTTCGCCTACGGCTTCCTCGTCTGGATCATGGTCGGGGCGCCGGAGAAGCAGATCAGCAAGGCGCTCGGCTGGTACTGGTTCTCCTTCACCATGGGCTACCCGGTCCTCGGTTCCGCCCTGGTCGCCGGGCTCAAGCCGGCGCTCGGCTTCTACCCGACCCTGTGGGTCTCGCTGGCGCTGATCGCCGCCGGTTCGTTCATCGTGTTCACGATGCTCAAGGAGCGCTCCGGGTTCGAGCCGCTGGCCGCCGACGGCTCCAGCATGGTCAAGACCCTGGTCGGCTGCGTGACGATCATGTTCGAGCGGCCGAAGGTCGGCCTCGGCGCCCTCACCCGGCTGATCAACACGACCTCGCAGTTCGGCGTGTGGGTGTTCACCCCGCTGTACCTGATCGAGCAGGTCGGGTTCAACTCCGAAGAGTGGTCCACGCTGCTCATGATCATGATGGGCTCGAACCTGGCCGGCGTGGTCGCCTTCGGTGCCCTCGGCGACCGGTGGAGCAGGCACAAGACCATCGTCTGGTTCGGCGGTGTGCTCGGCGCGGTGTCCTGCCTCGGCCTGTACTACGTGCCGAACGCCGTCGGGCACAGCTACATCCCGGTCGCGATCGTGGTGGCCGTCTTCGGCGTCGGCCTCGCCGGTTACGTGCCGCTGCCCCCGCTGATGACCCAGCACGCCCCCGGCCGCAAGGGCCAGGTCATGTCGACCTACACCCTCGGCGCCGGCGCCAGCCAGGCCGTCGGCCCGGCCATCGGCACCGCGTTCATCGGCATCATCGGCATCCAGGGCGTCATGTGGATCTACGCCGTGCTGCACCTGTCCAGCAGCGTGCTCGCCCTGATCATCCGCACCCCCAACGAGGAGGCGCAGCGCGAGGCCGCGGCGCTGCCCGAGGACAACACCGTCGTCGCGCACTGA
- a CDS encoding MFS transporter, protein MDSTAAPESAPAQPQPDQRSVRRAAWAGLIGTALEQYDFVIYGTASALVFSELFFPGISPAAGLLASFSTYAVGFAARPLGGLIFSRLGDRLGRKWVLVATLLLMGGSTLAIGLLPTFDQVGLLAPVLLLLCRCLQGLGAGAEQAGGATLLTETAAPGRRGRLAALVMTGAALGTAVGAVAWVLAQLLPPDQLMSWGWRLVFASSLFVTVAALVLRRRLAESPVFQELREQEAEPRRPVAEVFRRGRRPLLLVFLMNLGVSTQSYTYQVFMASYLVSSVGVDADLVPKVLLVGALCGGVAAFAFGRLSDRFGRRPVSGLIFAALVLLPGPSFIALNTGSTAAVVVVVVLGFVLACHGLVGVQMSYFPELFGTRYRYAGVTLGREFSSMLGGGIAPLVCTALVAAFAGSWIPVAVYMSVAALVSGFATWLAPETRDRDLTTDRDATGER, encoded by the coding sequence ATGGACAGCACCGCAGCACCCGAGAGCGCTCCCGCGCAGCCGCAACCCGACCAGCGCTCGGTGCGCCGCGCGGCCTGGGCCGGCCTGATCGGCACCGCCCTGGAGCAGTACGACTTCGTCATCTACGGCACCGCGTCCGCGCTGGTGTTCAGCGAGCTGTTCTTCCCCGGGATCTCCCCGGCCGCCGGGTTGCTGGCCAGCTTCAGCACCTACGCCGTCGGGTTCGCCGCCCGCCCGCTCGGCGGCCTGATCTTCTCCCGGCTCGGCGACCGGCTGGGCCGCAAGTGGGTGCTGGTGGCGACGCTGCTGCTGATGGGCGGGTCGACGCTGGCCATCGGGCTGCTGCCCACCTTCGACCAGGTGGGGCTACTCGCGCCGGTGCTGCTGCTGCTGTGCCGCTGCTTGCAGGGGCTCGGCGCGGGAGCCGAGCAGGCCGGGGGAGCGACGCTGCTCACCGAGACCGCCGCGCCCGGGCGCCGCGGGCGGCTCGCCGCGCTGGTGATGACCGGTGCGGCGCTGGGCACCGCCGTCGGCGCGGTCGCGTGGGTGCTGGCGCAGCTGCTGCCGCCGGACCAGCTGATGAGCTGGGGCTGGCGCCTCGTGTTCGCCAGCAGCCTGTTCGTCACCGTCGCCGCCCTGGTGCTGCGGCGCAGGCTCGCCGAGAGCCCCGTGTTCCAGGAGCTGCGCGAGCAGGAGGCCGAACCGCGCCGCCCCGTCGCCGAGGTGTTCCGGCGCGGCAGGCGCCCGCTGCTGCTGGTGTTCCTGATGAACCTCGGCGTGAGCACCCAGTCCTACACCTACCAGGTGTTCATGGCCTCCTACCTGGTGTCCTCGGTCGGGGTGGACGCGGACCTGGTGCCGAAGGTGCTGCTGGTCGGCGCCCTGTGCGGCGGGGTCGCCGCGTTCGCCTTCGGCCGCCTGTCCGACCGGTTCGGCCGCAGGCCCGTGTCCGGGCTGATCTTCGCCGCCCTGGTGCTGCTGCCCGGGCCGAGCTTCATCGCGCTGAACACCGGCTCCACCGCGGCGGTCGTGGTGGTGGTCGTGCTCGGCTTCGTGCTGGCCTGCCACGGCCTGGTCGGGGTGCAGATGAGCTACTTCCCCGAGCTGTTCGGCACCCGCTACCGGTACGCGGGCGTCACGCTGGGCCGCGAGTTCTCCTCGATGCTGGGCGGCGGGATCGCGCCGCTGGTGTGCACCGCGCTGGTCGCCGCGTTCGCCGGTTCCTGGATCCCGGTGGCGGTGTACATGTCGGTGGCGGCGCTGGTCAGCGGGTTCGCCACCTGGCTGGCGCCGGAGACGCGGGACCGCGACCTCACCACCGATCGGGACGCGACCGGCGAACGGTAA
- a CDS encoding hotdog fold domain-containing protein has protein sequence MPSTLELWRRLSPRPLGTRLFSWGVCLRAPYFRTVRPHVVRLEPGRCEVRAKKRRAVHNHLGTFHAIAACNVAEIAAGVLAEASVPATHRWIPVGMQVRYVAKAATDVHGIAELDPLPEAGEEPAEWVVPVRILDTAGTPVVTADITLRVSPKKKPTP, from the coding sequence ATGCCCTCGACGCTGGAGCTGTGGCGCAGGCTCTCGCCCCGCCCGCTCGGGACCAGGCTGTTCTCCTGGGGCGTCTGCCTGCGCGCCCCGTACTTCCGCACGGTCCGCCCGCACGTCGTCCGGCTCGAACCGGGCCGGTGCGAGGTGCGGGCGAAGAAGCGCCGCGCGGTGCACAACCACCTCGGCACCTTCCACGCGATCGCCGCGTGCAACGTCGCCGAGATCGCCGCCGGGGTGCTCGCCGAGGCGAGCGTGCCCGCCACGCACCGCTGGATCCCGGTCGGGATGCAGGTGCGCTACGTGGCGAAGGCCGCGACCGACGTGCACGGCATCGCCGAGCTGGACCCGCTGCCGGAGGCCGGCGAGGAACCGGCCGAGTGGGTGGTGCCGGTGCGCATCCTCGACACGGCGGGTACCCCGGTCGTCACCGCGGACATCACCCTGCGGGTCTCCCCGAAGAAGAAGCCCACCCCCTGA
- a CDS encoding DeoR/GlpR family DNA-binding transcription regulator translates to MSIRKSKAEVEQRRQAVLRHVSKGGEVRIDDLAARLGVSLMTMHRDLDDLHERKLLHKRRAVAMALSTVDIESSLQFRENMHREAKTAIGDELRNHVSPGSTVLLDCGSTLFPLARLLGQSEHNHVITNSLRVAYLLADSTAQVTLLGDRFYPEFESCAGLEVLRQLDRFHIDVAFLTATCVHEGRLSHPVREYADNKAAFVSAADRAVLAVDNSKFGRSATYAYGDLSGYDTLITDDAAPPGETALAQALGVQVHAVAQTWEDG, encoded by the coding sequence ATGTCCATCCGGAAGTCCAAGGCGGAAGTCGAGCAGCGCCGCCAAGCGGTGCTGCGCCACGTCAGCAAGGGCGGGGAGGTGCGCATCGACGACCTCGCGGCCCGGCTCGGCGTCAGCCTGATGACGATGCACCGCGACCTCGACGACCTGCACGAGCGCAAGCTGCTGCACAAGCGGCGCGCGGTCGCCATGGCGCTGTCCACCGTGGACATCGAGAGTTCGCTGCAGTTCCGGGAGAACATGCACCGCGAGGCCAAGACGGCCATCGGCGACGAGCTGCGCAACCACGTCTCCCCCGGCAGCACCGTGCTGCTCGACTGCGGCAGCACGCTGTTCCCGCTCGCCCGGCTGCTCGGCCAGAGCGAGCACAACCACGTGATCACGAACTCGCTGCGGGTCGCGTACCTGCTGGCCGACTCGACCGCGCAGGTCACGCTGCTCGGCGACCGGTTCTACCCGGAGTTCGAGTCGTGCGCGGGCCTGGAGGTGCTGCGCCAGCTCGACCGGTTCCACATCGACGTCGCGTTCCTCACCGCGACCTGCGTGCACGAAGGCAGGCTCTCGCACCCGGTGCGGGAGTACGCCGACAACAAGGCCGCCTTCGTCTCCGCCGCCGACCGGGCCGTGCTGGCCGTGGACAACAGCAAGTTCGGCCGGTCCGCCACCTACGCGTACGGGGACCTCAGCGGCTACGACACGCTGATCACCGACGACGCGGCGCCGCCCGGCGAGACCGCGCTGGCGCAGGCCCTCGGCGTGCAGGTCCACGCCGTCGCCCAGACCTGGGAGGACGGCTGA
- a CDS encoding arsenic transporter — MMTVVAGLIFVLTLALVVRRPGGLGIGWSALLGAAAALLTGVVALSDVPTVVGLVWNATLAFVAIVLVSLLLDGSGFFEWAALHVARWGGGRGRRLFVLVVLLGAAISAVFANDGAALILTPIVLQIVLALRFSPAAALGFALATGFVADTGSLPLVVSNLVNIVSADFFGIGFARYAVVMVPVGLVSVAASLAVLLWYFRRDIPREYELDELAEPATAIRDRLTFRAGWVVLVLLLIGYFTAEPLGIPLSAVIGAGAVVLLSVAARWPGLLYRGAGERRIPVGAVVREAPWQIVLFSIGMYLVVYGLRNQGLTRELAALFGWFGAHGALTAAVGTGVVVAVLASIMNNLPTVLIAALAIAGAGATGLAHEAMVYANVIGSDLGPKITPIGSLATLLWLHVLDRRGLHVGWGRYFRTGIVLTIPVLLTTLLALAAWLRIVG; from the coding sequence ATGATGACGGTGGTCGCCGGGCTGATCTTCGTGCTCACCCTGGCGCTGGTGGTCCGGCGCCCCGGCGGGCTCGGCATCGGGTGGAGCGCCCTGCTCGGCGCGGCGGCGGCGCTGCTGACCGGCGTCGTCGCGCTCTCCGACGTGCCCACCGTGGTCGGGCTGGTGTGGAACGCGACGCTCGCGTTCGTCGCCATCGTGCTCGTCTCGCTGCTGCTCGACGGGTCGGGCTTCTTCGAGTGGGCCGCGCTGCACGTGGCGCGCTGGGGCGGTGGGCGCGGGCGCCGGCTGTTCGTGCTCGTGGTGCTGCTCGGCGCGGCGATCTCGGCGGTGTTCGCCAACGACGGCGCCGCGCTCATCCTCACGCCCATCGTGCTGCAGATCGTGCTGGCGCTGCGGTTCAGCCCGGCCGCCGCCCTCGGGTTCGCGCTCGCCACCGGATTCGTCGCCGACACCGGCAGCCTGCCGCTGGTGGTGTCGAACCTCGTCAACATCGTGTCCGCGGACTTCTTCGGCATCGGGTTCGCCCGCTACGCGGTGGTGATGGTGCCGGTCGGGCTGGTGTCCGTCGCCGCGAGCCTCGCGGTGCTGCTGTGGTACTTCCGCCGCGACATCCCGCGCGAGTACGAGCTGGACGAGCTCGCCGAACCCGCCACCGCGATCCGCGACCGGCTCACCTTCCGCGCCGGGTGGGTCGTGCTGGTGCTGCTGCTGATCGGCTACTTCACGGCCGAACCGCTGGGGATCCCGCTGTCCGCGGTGATCGGCGCGGGCGCGGTGGTGCTGCTGTCCGTCGCGGCGCGGTGGCCCGGCCTCCTCTACCGCGGAGCGGGGGAGCGGCGGATCCCCGTCGGCGCGGTGGTGCGCGAGGCGCCGTGGCAGATCGTGCTGTTCAGCATCGGGATGTACCTGGTCGTCTACGGGCTGCGCAACCAGGGGCTCACCCGGGAGCTCGCCGCGCTGTTCGGCTGGTTCGGCGCGCACGGGGCGCTCACCGCCGCCGTCGGCACCGGGGTCGTCGTCGCCGTGCTCGCCTCGATCATGAACAACCTGCCGACCGTGCTCATCGCGGCGCTGGCCATCGCGGGCGCGGGTGCGACCGGGCTCGCGCACGAGGCCATGGTGTACGCCAACGTGATCGGCTCCGACCTGGGGCCGAAGATCACGCCGATCGGGAGCCTCGCCACGCTGCTGTGGCTGCACGTGCTCGACCGCCGGGGGCTGCACGTCGGGTGGGGGCGCTACTTCCGCACCGGCATCGTGCTGACCATCCCCGTGCTGCTGACCACCTTGCTGGCGCTGGCGGCGTGGCTGCGGATCGTCGGGTGA
- a CDS encoding glycoside hydrolase family 18 protein, producing MSLQFPAPHRVGVRRAVLVAATAVVLAVVLALVVEVRPRADAAGGEHAAMYYQTQYDGDRYVSPRELIEHDVPVTDLIVGAIHLNSPTEVHLNDDPPDDPKFDPMWTDLAAVQDEGVRVLGMVGGAGHGSFQRLDAEFDTYYPLLRDLVAERRLDGIDLNVEEEMSLAGIERVITALRADFGPDFVISMGPVASALSGGGNLSGFDYDRLYRDVGDEIAFFNAQFYNGWGDASSTSDFDAIVERGVIPADRIAVTALTNGGNGGSGYVDAATLRDVLAELRAKYPEFGGITGWEYFNAAPADGTDRWRWLAELAPGA from the coding sequence ATGAGTCTCCAGTTCCCGGCGCCCCACCGCGTCGGCGTCCGGCGCGCGGTGCTGGTCGCGGCCACCGCGGTCGTGCTGGCCGTGGTGCTCGCGCTCGTCGTGGAGGTGCGGCCGCGGGCCGACGCCGCCGGCGGCGAGCACGCCGCGATGTACTACCAGACCCAGTACGACGGCGACCGCTACGTCTCGCCGCGCGAGCTCATCGAGCACGACGTGCCCGTCACCGACCTGATCGTCGGGGCGATCCACCTGAACTCGCCGACCGAGGTGCACCTCAACGACGACCCGCCGGACGACCCCAAGTTCGATCCGATGTGGACGGACCTGGCGGCGGTGCAGGACGAGGGCGTGCGGGTGCTCGGCATGGTCGGCGGCGCCGGGCACGGCAGCTTCCAGCGGCTGGACGCCGAGTTCGACACCTACTACCCGCTGCTGCGGGACCTGGTCGCCGAGCGCCGGCTGGACGGGATCGACCTCAACGTCGAGGAGGAGATGTCCCTGGCGGGCATCGAGCGGGTCATCACCGCGCTGCGCGCCGACTTCGGGCCCGATTTCGTGATCTCGATGGGGCCGGTGGCCAGCGCGCTGTCCGGCGGCGGCAACCTGTCCGGCTTCGACTACGACCGGCTCTACCGGGACGTCGGCGACGAGATCGCCTTCTTCAACGCCCAGTTCTACAACGGTTGGGGCGATGCTTCGTCCACATCGGACTTCGACGCAATCGTCGAGCGCGGGGTGATCCCCGCCGACCGGATCGCGGTGACGGCGTTGACGAACGGGGGCAACGGCGGTTCCGGTTACGTGGACGCGGCGACGCTGCGGGACGTGCTCGCGGAGCTGCGCGCGAAGTACCCGGAGTTCGGCGGCATCACCGGCTGGGAGTACTTCAACGCCGCTCCGGCCGACGGCACCGACCGCTGGCGGTGGCTGGCGGAACTCGCCCCCGGGGCCTGA